A genome region from Leptodactylus fuscus isolate aLepFus1 chromosome 6, aLepFus1.hap2, whole genome shotgun sequence includes the following:
- the LOC142210175 gene encoding sialic acid-binding Ig-like lectin 14 yields the protein MRCKFFCYFMEYYMAFILIQSQLWSSNICERLPGYSIKTRYHVTVQRGLCVHVLCLYTMPSDVRRSINTTAIWYKAINGSGIWIAEKSGYGQRTNGLFYFTGDVSRGDCSYYIEDPVSSDSGRYYLMVKHGSTKYSYTDMQPYVSVTALTDKPTISSTRLVDGKTGRLTCTSPGKCWNFRPNVSWHGKIPGMRENTYNMTDKDGRTFHSSIRFTPKKSDHRSSLHCRVAFQKDLSTVKTLTLNVEYPPSMDINITGVNTRHINHTNDTTTVTVKDGDSITLKCIIDSNPDASITWYKEDKMVQRTKSGQTLTLMNITHSDARRFRCSAENEHGDTHRMVVIKSYNGESFGNHYIEIILLATLGPICPLLLVLLVYACCRKRQKKLPSTEAESIYTELRISEITSIYAQLKIPADITDVGSDQDESDASVHNNNVRSPLISINCPPHSRTTLWTVTLSFDLGERLRLLHVHRLAVSGLWAGTSSRWFLLMVVLGWVHTAFFWNAPNFLLLFLMEISDQQKDVSCPSSTHLNIEVSNEDTLRGDMLLTIQLKRLISTCQPGGNEG from the exons ATGAGGTGTAAATTTTTTTGTTACTTCATGGAATATTATATGGCTTTTATTTTAATACAGTCCCAGCTGTGGAGCA GTAATATCTGTGAGCGGCTTCCTGGATACTCTATAAAAACACGTTACCATGTGACGGTGCAGCGAGGTCTATGTGTCCATGTCTTGTGCCTATATACCATGCCCAGTGATGTACGGAGGAGTATAAATACTACTGCTATATGGTATAAAGCCATTAATGGGAGTGGAATCTGGATTGCTGAAAAAAGTGGATATGGACAACGGACAAATGGACTCTTTTATTTTACCGGAGATGTGTCCAGAGGAGACTGCTCATATTACATAGAAGATCCGGTGTCTTCCGATAGCGGCAGATATTATTTGATGGTTAAACATGGATCCACAAAATACAGCTACACAGATATGCAGCCATATGTGTCCGTGACCG CACTTACAGATAAACCTACAATTTCTTCTACAAGGCTTGTGGATGGGAAGACGGGCAGGTTGACTTGTACGAGTCCTGGTAAATGTTGGAATTTTAGACCAAATGTTTCATGGCATGGAAAGATACCTGGAATGAGAGAGAATACCTATAACATGACAGATAAAGATGGCAGAACCTTCCATTCCAGTATCAGATTCACACCAAAGAAGTCCGACCACAGGTCCTCATTACACTGTAGAGTGGCTTTCCAGAAAGACTTGTCCACGGTGAAGACGTTGACCTTGAATGTTGAAT atcctCCATCTATGGATATTAACATTACAG GTGTTAATACCAGACACATAAATCATACCAATGACACCACCACTGTGACTGTGAAGGACGGGGACTCTATAACCCTGAAGTGCATTATAGACAGTAACCCGGACGCTTCCATTACTTGGTATAAAGAAGACAAGATGGTCCAGCGGACAAAAAGTGGTCAGACCCTCACGCTCATGAATATTACCCACAGTGATGCCAGGAGATTTCGATGTTCTGCAGAGAATGAACATGGCGACACACACAGGATGGTTGTTATCAAAtcttata ATGGAGAATCCTTTGGGAACCATTACATAGAGATCATCCTTCTAGCAACACTTGGACCCATCTGCCCCCTGCTGCTTGTATTGCTTGTGTATGCTTGTTGCAG GAAAAGACAGAAGAAGCTGCCAAGCACTGAG GCTGAATCTATATACACCGAACTGAGGATATCAGAAATTACCAGTATATATGCTCAGCTTAAG ATCCCGGCAGACATCACTGATGTAGGATCAGATCAAG atgaAAGTGACGCCTCCGTTCACAATAACAACGTCAGA TCCCCTCTTATATCTATAAATTGCCCACCACATTCCCGGACTACTCTGTGGACTGTGACATTGTCCTTTGATCTGGGGGAACGTCTCAGACTACTCCATGTGCATAGACTGGCCGTGTCAGGACTCTGGGCCGGCACCTCCTCCAGATGGTTCCTACTGATGGtcgtgttaggctgggttcacactgcgtttttttgGAATGCCCCAAACTTCCTGCTATTGTTTTTAATGGAAATTAGTGACCAACAAAAAGATGTATCCTGCCCCTCCTCCACCCACCTCAATATAGAAGTCTCCAATGAAGACACATTGCGTGGGGACATGCTGCTCACAATCCAATTGAAGAGGCTGATCAGCACGTGCCAACCTGGAGGAAACGAAGGCTGA